Part of the Sulfurimonas sp. C5 genome, TGCATAAGTATTAAGCACATTCTTGCTTCTTGTCATCCCTGCATAAAAAAGTGCAAGACCTGCTGGTGTCATAAGTAATACTAATGCAGCTGATACCATCATCCACGCTGTATCACCTGTATCTAGTTTCGGCGCATCCTCTGCTAACGCCAAAGTCGGTAATGCGAATAACATCGCTACTAGCCATCTCTTCATGTTAATCCTTAAAAATAAAGTACGAAAATTATATACTTTTTAGAAAGAAATAGATACAAATAGTTGATTATTTTTTAATCAGTTAAGTTGATTATATATTGTGCAGTTTTATAAGGGGAGCTATCTATATATAATAGAGAAGACTATAAGTCTCTCTCTATTACTCTTTTAAATGTGTTGAAGTAGTTGTCTTGAAGTTGTTCCATACTCATTGTAACATCGTTAATTTTTACAGAGTCACCACCGATTGTTCCAATTTTTTCACAAGCAAGACCGTTTAATGATGCTTCAAATGCTGCTGCATTCTCAGGTTTTACAGAAACGATTGCACGAGAAAAAGACTCAGCAAAAATATCTCTTTCATCTTCTACAGTCATCGTTACATTACAACCAAGACCTGATGTTGCCGCCATTTTAGCAAGTGCAATAGCCACACCACCGCTTGAAGCATCTTTAGCACACTCTAATAGATGTTTTTTATTTGTTTCAATTACTAAGTCCCAAAGAGCTAACTCTTTTTTATAGTCAATCTCTGGAAGAGTTCCGGCAACAGTACCACAGATCTCTTTCATATATAAAGATCCACCGAATTCACTTTTTGACTCACCAACTAGATAAAGGATATCTCCTTCATTTTGGAAAGTTGAAAGTAATACGTTGTTTTGGTCGTCATTTACACCAACAGTTGCAATTGATGGTGTTGGGAATACTGAAACTCCATTTGTTTCATTATACAAAGAAACGTTTCCACCGATAACTGGAGTAGTAAGTTCAGCACAAGCTTCTTTAATACCTAAACAACCCTCACCGAATTGCCACATAACTTCAGGGTTTTCTGGGTTACCGTAGTTAAGACAGTCAGTGATCGCAAGTGGACGAGCACCAGTCATAGCAACATTTCTACCAGATTCGATAACTGCAGCTGCTCCACCGCCTTTAGGATCGATGTAACAGTAACGAACGTTACAGTCAGCCGACATAGCTAAAGCACGACCGTTTTCTTTTACACGGATTACAGAAGCATCAAGCTCTCCACCTTTTTTTACCGTGTTTGTTTGTACCATTGAATCATACTGAGTATAGATCCAAGATTTATCTACAACTTCCATAGATTTTGTCAGTTTTTCAAACGCTTCTTGGTTTGATACTTTTGCAAAGTCATTAATAGTAGTATCTTTGATCTCATCTAAGTAAGCTGGTCTTCTCATAGGACGGTTAAGTTCTGGTGCTTCTTCTGAAACAGGATCAACAGGAACCTCAGCAACTTTCTCACCATGCCAGAAAAGTTCCATATTTCCAGTAGCCGTTACCTCACCGATAACCGCAGCATCAAGGTCCCATTTTTCAAAAATCTTGATGATCTCTTCTTCACTTCCTTTTTTAGCACAAAGAAGCATACGCTCTTGAGATTCTGAAAGCATGAAGTCATACGGAGTCATCCCCTCTTCACGAGCAGGAACTTTATCTAAATGCATAATCATACCTGAACCTGAACGTCCAGCCATCTCGAAAGATGAAGATGTAAGACCGGCAGCACCCATATCTTGAATACCAACAACGTAGTCAGTTTTGAAAAGCTCTAAACATGCTTCAAGAAGTAATTTTTCTGTAAACGGATCTCCAACTTGAACCGTTGGACGAAGAGATTTTGACTCTTCAGTAAAACTATCCGAACTCATAACAGCCCCACCAAGACCGTCACGACCAGTTTTTGCACCAACATATAAAACTGGATTTCCGATACCTTCTGCACGGCCGTAAAAGATTTCATCCGCTTTTGCAAGACCAAGTGTAAATGCATTTACCAGGATATTTCCGTTATAACATTCATCGAAACTTGTCTCACCACCGATAGTAGGTACACCCATACAGTTACCGTATCCACCGATTCCTTCAGTTACACCGCGAACTAAATATCTTTGGTGTTTAGAGATATCGTCATCGTTTAAAACGTTACCGAAACGAAGTGCATTTAAGTTTGCAACAGGACGTGCACCCATTGTAAATACGTCACGCATAATTCCACCAACACCCGTTGCAGCACCTTGGTAAGGTTCAATAAAACTTGGATGGTTGTGTGATTCCATTTTAAATACGGCAGCGTATCCATCTCCAATATCAATAACACCGGCATTTTCACCTGGCCCTTGAATAACCCATGGAGCTTTTGTAGGGAAGCCTTTTAAATGTACTTTTGAAGATTTATATGAACAGTGTTCAGACCACATTGCTGAAAAAATACCAAGTTCAACAAGATTTGGTTCACGACCTAAAATCTCTTTTATGTGCTTGTAATCCTCTTGGCTTAACTTGTGATTAGCAAGTTGCTTATCTATATCAGGTAGTTGTTGGCTCACAGATAGTTCCTAAAATTTGAGTTTTTAAATGTGGATTATATCGAAAATCTGCTAAATCTTATTTTAATGGAAGGAGAACTCTTTTTTAGTTCGTATATTTTTTTTGAGAGAAAAGATATTTATGTACTCAATAGACTCAATCTCATACTCTTTTATACCCTTAGGAAGTTTTACTTTAAAATCGTCCCCTTCCTCTTTTCCAATCATAGCTTTTGCAAGAGGTGAATGGATCGAGATGAGTCCGTTTTCGATTTCACTTTCCAAAACGCCGCAAAGAGTATATTTTTCCACCTCATCAGTATCTAAATTCACAATGGTAACTGTACTGCCGAAAGAGACTTTTAAATGACCATGTAGAGAGGGATCAATAACCACAGCGGCTTTGATCATTTTATCGAGGTAAAATAGACGTTTGTCTATAAAGCGCAGCTTCTCTTTTGCAGCTTGATAATCTGCATTTTCGCTTCTGTCGCCAAGAGCAGCTGCGACTCTTTTTTCTTCTGCAGTTTTGGGTTTTTCAATCTCAAGCAGAAACTTAAATTCCTCTACAAGAAGATCGTACCCTTCTAAACTCATCGGCTCCGTCATATTTTAATGATGGAAACCTAAAATATAATAAGTGTGTTTTTCCGGAATTTTTTCAACATTTACTTTAAATTTTTCACTAAAGTGTTTCACTTTTTGATGCGCTTCTTCTATCAATGCCGGGGTATCAGCTTCAATTTTGATTTTGAAATAATCTTTTGTATTTGACAGTGCCACATATGAATTATTCACTTTTAAATGATTGTGTAAATCCATAATATGTTTCTCAATTTTTGCATAATCTTTCGTATTTTTTTTAATCTTTTCAAACTGTTCTAGAAGTGTTTGGTTCGGTGCATATCCTAACTGTATTAGCATCGCATCATTTTGCATCGTATATATCCTTGGTTTTATTATTAATTTAAGAGAAAGATCATAACAGTTTTTTGTAAATATCCTACTCGATTTTAGCTCTTATTTATATATTCGTTATATAATTATAAAATAATAAATCATAAAAGAGAGTCTTGCAAATGACTGAAGAAATTTTAAAGAAGATTAAACAGCTTCCACCGCTACCGGAATCTGCAATGCAGATAGAAGCTGTTTATCAAAACCCAGACAGCACTTTTAATGACATGGTGAAGATTCTAGAGAAGGATCCGCTCTTAACTGCAGATATTTTAAAGGCTGCAAATTCTCCATTATACGGCTTTTCACGTGAAATCAATGCTATTTCTCAAGCAGTTGGTTTATTCGGTATGGGGACAGTCAGAGGGTTTGCTTTAGCTTCTATCGTGAAAAAAAGCTTTATCCTTGATCTCTCTCCTTATGAGATTTCAGACGAAATGTTCTCTACACTTTCTAAAAAACAACATGCTCTTGTGACGGGATGGTGTTTGAAAAAAGAAAATAAACTGATGGGTGTTTTATCACCTGCAGCTTTCTTGGTTGAGATTGGAAAAGTAATTATTGCTCAACAAATTATTGCAGACTCAAAACAAACAGAATTTCTTGAAGCTATGACTAGGTTACAAAACGTAGAAGCTGCTGAGAGAGAAATTGTCGGTGCAGATACTCCTGAAGTAAGTGCTTCAATTTTTTCACAGTGGAAATTTGAGCCAAATCTTGTAGATGTTATCGGACATTGTGAAAATCCTGATGAAGCAGAAAATGAAGATATGAAACGTGC contains:
- the purL gene encoding phosphoribosylformylglycinamidine synthase subunit PurL is translated as MSQQLPDIDKQLANHKLSQEDYKHIKEILGREPNLVELGIFSAMWSEHCSYKSSKVHLKGFPTKAPWVIQGPGENAGVIDIGDGYAAVFKMESHNHPSFIEPYQGAATGVGGIMRDVFTMGARPVANLNALRFGNVLNDDDISKHQRYLVRGVTEGIGGYGNCMGVPTIGGETSFDECYNGNILVNAFTLGLAKADEIFYGRAEGIGNPVLYVGAKTGRDGLGGAVMSSDSFTEESKSLRPTVQVGDPFTEKLLLEACLELFKTDYVVGIQDMGAAGLTSSSFEMAGRSGSGMIMHLDKVPAREEGMTPYDFMLSESQERMLLCAKKGSEEEIIKIFEKWDLDAAVIGEVTATGNMELFWHGEKVAEVPVDPVSEEAPELNRPMRRPAYLDEIKDTTINDFAKVSNQEAFEKLTKSMEVVDKSWIYTQYDSMVQTNTVKKGGELDASVIRVKENGRALAMSADCNVRYCYIDPKGGGAAAVIESGRNVAMTGARPLAITDCLNYGNPENPEVMWQFGEGCLGIKEACAELTTPVIGGNVSLYNETNGVSVFPTPSIATVGVNDDQNNVLLSTFQNEGDILYLVGESKSEFGGSLYMKEICGTVAGTLPEIDYKKELALWDLVIETNKKHLLECAKDASSGGVAIALAKMAATSGLGCNVTMTVEDERDIFAESFSRAIVSVKPENAAAFEASLNGLACEKIGTIGGDSVKINDVTMSMEQLQDNYFNTFKRVIERDL
- the greA gene encoding transcription elongation factor GreA; amino-acid sequence: MTEPMSLEGYDLLVEEFKFLLEIEKPKTAEEKRVAAALGDRSENADYQAAKEKLRFIDKRLFYLDKMIKAAVVIDPSLHGHLKVSFGSTVTIVNLDTDEVEKYTLCGVLESEIENGLISIHSPLAKAMIGKEEGDDFKVKLPKGIKEYEIESIEYINIFSLKKNIRTKKEFSFH
- a CDS encoding HDOD domain-containing protein; this translates as MTEEILKKIKQLPPLPESAMQIEAVYQNPDSTFNDMVKILEKDPLLTADILKAANSPLYGFSREINAISQAVGLFGMGTVRGFALASIVKKSFILDLSPYEISDEMFSTLSKKQHALVTGWCLKKENKLMGVLSPAAFLVEIGKVIIAQQIIADSKQTEFLEAMTRLQNVEAAEREIVGADTPEVSASIFSQWKFEPNLVDVIGHCENPDEAENEDMKRAAKILHVVRVTVPINGVVTDESVAAAKELIAKYGLDLESFEAAIQNL